From Pseudomonas alcaligenes, a single genomic window includes:
- a CDS encoding DUF4236 domain-containing protein: MALKFRKRIKIAPGIKLNITSKGVSSVSLGGKGGTVNLGKSGVTTTASIPGTGISYSKKISNSKKSTQSKATTLEIEKLAGVEEYDPRPQKSVGILLGIGIFMMPYIFSWVLLQQGYSKKSRIISFAWLGILCISYFSRKP; the protein is encoded by the coding sequence ATGGCCTTGAAATTCCGTAAAAGAATAAAAATAGCTCCAGGAATCAAGCTAAATATCACATCCAAAGGTGTCTCTAGCGTTTCGTTGGGTGGCAAAGGTGGAACTGTAAATTTAGGCAAAAGCGGAGTCACCACAACTGCATCAATTCCAGGCACAGGTATTTCTTACAGCAAGAAAATTAGCAATAGCAAAAAATCCACTCAATCTAAAGCAACAACACTAGAAATTGAGAAACTTGCTGGCGTAGAAGAATACGATCCCAGACCACAGAAAAGTGTAGGAATTTTACTGGGCATAGGTATATTTATGATGCCCTACATATTTTCATGGGTGCTTCTGCAACAAGGCTATAGCAAAAAATCACGAATCATCAGCTTTGCCTGGTTGGGAATTTTGTGTATCTCATACTTCAGCAGAAAGCCCTAA
- the tsaA gene encoding tRNA (N6-threonylcarbamoyladenosine(37)-N6)-methyltransferase TrmO, producing MPYSVTPIGFVRSCFKEKFAIPRQPQLAPAARGVLELVAPFDRAEAVEGLEQVSHVWLLFLFHQALEDTPRLKVRPPRLGGNASLGVFATRATHRPNGIGQSVVRLDKVEPGRLWLSGIDLLDGTPVLDIKPYVPYADCIGDARNTMADAAPVAVPVTWQASALQQAHEHATRLGEPLVALIEQCLAQDPRPAYQVPEPERRYGVRFWDVQVRWHYPTPEQIHVLEVVPA from the coding sequence ATGCCCTACTCCGTAACCCCCATCGGTTTCGTCCGCTCCTGTTTCAAGGAGAAGTTCGCCATTCCGCGCCAGCCGCAGCTGGCTCCTGCTGCGCGCGGGGTGCTGGAGCTGGTGGCGCCGTTTGATCGGGCCGAGGCGGTGGAGGGGCTGGAGCAGGTCAGCCATGTCTGGCTGCTGTTTCTCTTCCATCAGGCATTGGAGGACACACCACGGCTGAAGGTGCGGCCGCCACGGCTGGGCGGCAACGCTTCGCTCGGGGTATTTGCCACCCGTGCCACCCACCGGCCCAACGGCATCGGTCAGTCGGTGGTACGCCTGGACAAGGTCGAGCCGGGGCGGTTGTGGTTGTCCGGTATCGACCTGCTGGATGGCACGCCGGTGCTGGATATCAAGCCGTATGTGCCCTACGCCGACTGCATTGGCGATGCGCGCAATACGATGGCCGATGCCGCACCGGTCGCCGTGCCGGTCACCTGGCAGGCCAGCGCGCTGCAGCAGGCCCACGAGCATGCCACGCGCCTGGGTGAGCCGCTGGTGGCGCTGATCGAGCAGTGCCTGGCGCAGGATCCGCGCCCGGCCTATCAGGTGCCGGAGCCGGAGCGGCGCTATGGCGTGCGCTTCTGGGATGTGCAGGTGCGCTGGCATTACCCGACGCCAGAGCAGATCCATGTGCTGGAGGTGGTGCCAGCCTGA
- the fpr gene encoding ferredoxin-NADP reductase: MSNMNSERVLSVHHWNDTLFSFKCTRDPGLRFENGQFVMIGLQQPNGRPLMRAYSIASPNWEEHLEFFSIKVPDGPLTSQLQHLKEGDEIIISKKPTGTLVLDDLNPGKHLYLLSTGTGLAPFMSVIQDPETYERFEKVILVHGVRYVNEVAYKEFITEHLPQNEFFGDALKNKLIYYPTVTREPFENQGRLTDLMRSGKLFEDIGLPPINPQDDRAMICGSPSMLDETAEVLDSFGLKISPRMREPGDYLIERAFVEK, from the coding sequence ATGAGCAACATGAACTCGGAACGCGTACTCAGTGTGCATCACTGGAACGACACCCTGTTCAGCTTCAAGTGCACCCGCGACCCGGGCCTGCGCTTCGAGAACGGCCAGTTCGTCATGATCGGCCTGCAGCAGCCCAATGGTCGCCCGCTGATGCGTGCCTACTCCATCGCCAGCCCGAACTGGGAAGAGCACCTGGAGTTCTTCAGCATCAAGGTGCCGGACGGCCCGCTGACTTCCCAGCTGCAGCACCTCAAGGAAGGCGACGAGATCATCATCAGCAAGAAGCCCACCGGCACGCTGGTTCTCGATGACCTCAACCCGGGCAAGCACCTGTACCTGCTCAGCACCGGCACCGGCCTGGCGCCGTTCATGAGCGTGATCCAGGATCCGGAGACCTACGAGCGCTTCGAGAAGGTCATCCTGGTGCACGGCGTGCGCTACGTGAACGAAGTGGCGTACAAGGAGTTCATCACCGAACACCTGCCGCAGAACGAGTTCTTCGGCGACGCCCTGAAGAACAAGCTGATCTACTACCCGACCGTGACCCGCGAGCCGTTCGAGAACCAGGGCCGCCTGACCGACCTGATGCGCAGTGGCAAGCTGTTCGAAGACATCGGCCTGCCGCCGATCAACCCGCAGGACGACCGCGCCATGATCTGCGGCAGCCCGAGCATGCTCGACGAGACCGCTGAGGTTCTCGACAGCTTCGGCCTGAAGATCTCCCCGCGCATGCGTGAGCCGGGCGACTACCTGATCGAGCGCGCCTTCGTCGAGAAGTAA
- a CDS encoding LysR family transcriptional regulator, translating into MRFTLRQLEVFTAVAKQESVSRAAQSLSLSQSAASTSLTELERQSDCQLFDRAGKRLSLNALGHQLLPQAVALLEQAREIERLLNGKSSYGSLQVGATLTVGNYLATLLIGSFMQRHPECRVKLHVQNTANVVQQVAHYELDLGLIEGDCQHPDIEVQPWVEDELVVFCAPQHPLAQIGRASLDELSREAWILREQGSGTRLTFDQAMRHHATPLNIRLELEHTEAIKRAVESGLGISCISRLALRDAFRRGSLVALETPQLDLTRQFYFIWHRQKYQTAAMREFLELCRELTAGIRRSDEIILPSIA; encoded by the coding sequence ATGCGATTCACTCTGCGCCAACTCGAAGTGTTCACCGCCGTGGCCAAGCAGGAAAGCGTGTCGCGCGCTGCCCAGTCGCTGTCGCTTTCGCAGTCGGCAGCGAGCACCTCGCTGACCGAGCTGGAACGGCAATCCGATTGCCAGCTGTTCGACCGCGCCGGCAAGCGCCTGTCGCTCAACGCCCTCGGCCACCAGTTGCTGCCGCAGGCCGTGGCCCTGCTCGAACAGGCCCGCGAGATCGAGCGCCTGCTCAACGGCAAGAGCAGCTATGGCTCGCTGCAGGTGGGCGCCACCCTGACCGTCGGCAACTACCTGGCCACCCTGCTGATCGGCAGTTTCATGCAGCGCCATCCGGAGTGCCGGGTGAAGCTGCATGTGCAGAACACCGCCAACGTGGTGCAACAGGTGGCGCATTATGAACTGGATCTGGGCCTGATCGAAGGCGATTGCCAGCACCCGGACATCGAGGTGCAGCCCTGGGTGGAGGACGAGCTGGTGGTGTTCTGCGCCCCGCAGCATCCGCTGGCGCAGATCGGCCGGGCCAGCCTGGACGAACTGTCACGCGAAGCCTGGATCCTCCGTGAACAGGGCTCGGGCACCCGCCTGACCTTCGACCAGGCCATGCGCCATCACGCCACGCCGCTGAACATCCGCCTGGAGCTGGAGCATACCGAGGCGATCAAGCGCGCCGTGGAGTCCGGCCTGGGCATCAGCTGCATCTCGCGCCTGGCCCTGCGCGATGCGTTCCGCCGCGGCAGCCTGGTGGCGCTGGAAACCCCGCAACTGGATCTGACCCGGCAGTTCTATTTCATCTGGCACCGGCAGAAGTACCAGACCGCGGCCATGCGCGAGTTCCTCGAACTGTGCCGTGAACTGACCGCCGGGATTCGCCGCAGCGACGAGATCATTCTGCCGTCGATTGCCTGA
- a CDS encoding PilZ domain-containing protein, with the protein MHIERRIERHQLPYYLKVFNRITDKPMGYIGNVSLDGLMLISQLPMLVSARFDMRLKIPGRDGHIRHIDFYATCQWSREDVTPGTFDSGFALVAPPAEYVEMVDALRHYFSFHPLQASA; encoded by the coding sequence ATGCATATCGAACGCCGCATCGAACGCCACCAACTGCCGTACTACCTGAAGGTGTTCAACCGCATCACCGACAAGCCGATGGGCTACATCGGCAACGTCTCCCTGGACGGCCTGATGCTGATCAGCCAGCTGCCGATGCTGGTCAGCGCGCGCTTCGACATGCGCCTGAAAATTCCCGGCCGCGATGGCCATATCCGCCATATCGACTTCTACGCCACCTGCCAGTGGAGCCGCGAGGATGTCACCCCCGGCACCTTCGACTCCGGCTTTGCCCTGGTGGCGCCCCCGGCCGAGTACGTCGAGATGGTCGATGCGTTGCGCCACTACTTCAGCTTTCATCCCCTGCAAGCCTCGGCCTGA
- a CDS encoding DUF4124 domain-containing protein, translated as MRKLLLCFLLLPGLAGAEIYRWTDANGQVHFGEQPGGAGAQQIEVKPQVVERDDATRQREERTEQFYEARRQEKAQADAKSAEARAQRAQECKELRSQLAEIQRGGRYFVTDKNGERSYISDKEIDGARNRLSSRIAERCS; from the coding sequence ATGCGCAAGCTGCTGCTGTGCTTCCTCCTGCTGCCGGGATTGGCAGGGGCGGAAATCTATCGCTGGACGGATGCCAATGGCCAGGTGCACTTCGGCGAGCAGCCGGGCGGCGCCGGTGCTCAGCAGATCGAGGTGAAGCCGCAGGTGGTCGAGCGCGACGATGCCACTCGTCAGCGCGAGGAGCGCACCGAGCAGTTCTACGAAGCGCGTCGTCAGGAGAAGGCCCAGGCCGATGCCAAGTCTGCCGAGGCGCGGGCCCAGCGCGCGCAGGAATGCAAGGAGCTGCGCAGCCAGCTGGCGGAAATCCAGCGCGGCGGGCGCTACTTCGTCACCGACAAGAATGGCGAGCGCAGTTACATCAGCGACAAGGAAATCGACGGTGCCCGTAACCGTTTATCGTCCCGGATCGCCGAGCGCTGCTCCTGA
- a CDS encoding tol-pal system YbgF family protein, with product MRTLIILAALLTLAGCTRVSLDRHLDEAYRHYDEGKCEEAMLDLSRAERNSRSRSYVQPEISLLRGQCLERQNLFVDAARTYEFIVSRYPASEYAYRARARLETLQQLGHYRDGEVAKSSPAPL from the coding sequence ATGCGTACCCTGATCATCCTCGCCGCGCTGCTGACCCTGGCTGGTTGCACCCGCGTCAGCCTCGATCGTCACCTCGACGAGGCCTACCGCCATTACGACGAAGGCAAGTGCGAGGAGGCCATGCTCGACCTGTCGCGCGCCGAGCGCAACAGCCGCTCGCGCAGCTATGTGCAGCCGGAAATCTCCCTGCTGCGCGGCCAGTGCCTGGAGCGGCAGAACCTGTTTGTCGATGCGGCGCGCACCTACGAGTTCATCGTCTCCCGCTACCCGGCCAGCGAATACGCCTACCGCGCTCGTGCCCGTCTGGAAACCCTGCAGCAGCTCGGCCATTACCGCGACGGCGAAGTCGCCAAGAGCAGCCCGGCACCGCTCTGA
- the pyk gene encoding pyruvate kinase, whose amino-acid sequence MTLRRTKIVATLGPASNSPEVLEQLILAGIDVARLNFSHGTPDEHKARAQLVRELAAKHGRHVALLGDLQGPKIRIAKFEGKRIELKEGDLFRLSSSHSRTAGTQEVVGIDYPALIQDCDVGDELLLDDGRVVMQVELKGAEELHCRVTIGGPLSDNKGINRRGGGLTAPALTDKDKADIKLAAEMEVDYLAVSFPRDAADMELARRLRDEAGGTAWLVAKIERAEAVADDAALDGLIRASDAVMVARGDLGVEVGDAELVGIQKKIIAHARRYNKAVITATQMMESMIHSPMPTRAEVSDVANAALDYTDAVMLSAESAAGEYPVEAVQAMARVCLGAEKNPISQKSGHRIGRQFERCDESVALATMYTANHFPGVKAIISLTESGYSPLIMSRIRSSIPIFAFTPHREAQARVALFRGVYTVPFDPASLPAHKVSQAAVDELLKLGVVEPGDWVILTKGDSYHGTGGTNTMKILHVGDPLV is encoded by the coding sequence ATGACCCTGCGCCGTACCAAGATTGTCGCCACCCTCGGCCCTGCCAGCAACTCGCCGGAGGTTCTCGAACAGCTGATTCTGGCTGGCATCGACGTGGCCCGCCTGAACTTTTCCCACGGTACGCCCGACGAGCACAAGGCGCGCGCCCAGCTGGTGCGCGAGCTGGCGGCCAAGCACGGGCGCCATGTCGCCCTGCTCGGCGACCTACAAGGCCCGAAGATCCGCATCGCCAAATTCGAAGGCAAGCGCATCGAACTCAAGGAAGGCGACCTGTTCCGCCTGTCCTCCAGCCACTCGCGCACCGCGGGCACCCAGGAAGTGGTCGGCATCGACTACCCGGCGCTGATCCAGGACTGCGACGTCGGCGACGAACTGCTGCTCGACGACGGCCGCGTGGTCATGCAGGTCGAGCTCAAGGGCGCCGAAGAGCTGCACTGCCGGGTGACCATCGGTGGCCCGCTGTCCGACAACAAGGGCATCAACCGCCGTGGCGGCGGCCTGACTGCACCAGCCCTGACCGACAAGGACAAAGCCGACATCAAGCTGGCCGCCGAGATGGAGGTCGATTACCTGGCCGTGTCCTTCCCGCGCGATGCCGCCGACATGGAACTGGCCCGCCGCCTGCGCGACGAAGCCGGCGGCACCGCCTGGCTGGTGGCGAAGATCGAGCGCGCCGAAGCGGTGGCCGACGATGCCGCCCTCGACGGCCTGATCCGCGCCAGCGATGCGGTGATGGTGGCCCGTGGCGACCTCGGCGTGGAAGTCGGCGATGCCGAGCTGGTCGGCATCCAGAAGAAGATCATTGCCCACGCCCGTCGCTACAACAAGGCGGTGATCACCGCCACGCAGATGATGGAGTCGATGATCCACAGCCCGATGCCGACCCGTGCCGAGGTGTCCGACGTAGCCAACGCCGCGCTCGACTACACCGACGCGGTGATGCTCTCGGCCGAAAGCGCCGCCGGCGAATACCCGGTGGAAGCGGTACAGGCCATGGCCCGCGTGTGCCTGGGTGCGGAGAAGAACCCGATCAGCCAGAAATCCGGCCACCGCATCGGTCGCCAGTTCGAGCGCTGCGACGAGAGCGTGGCCCTGGCGACCATGTACACCGCCAACCACTTCCCGGGCGTCAAGGCGATCATCAGCCTGACCGAGAGCGGCTACAGCCCGCTGATCATGTCGCGCATCCGTTCGTCGATCCCGATCTTCGCCTTCACCCCGCACCGCGAGGCGCAGGCCCGCGTCGCGCTGTTCCGCGGCGTCTACACCGTGCCGTTCGACCCGGCCTCGCTGCCGGCTCACAAGGTCAGCCAGGCGGCGGTGGACGAGCTGCTCAAACTGGGCGTGGTCGAGCCGGGCGACTGGGTGATCCTGACCAAGGGCGACAGCTACCACGGCACCGGCGGCACCAACACCATGAAGATCCTCCACGTGGGCGATCCGCTGGTCTGA
- a CDS encoding enoyl-CoA hydratase, which translates to MSEHVLVERDGGLLTLRLNRADKMNALTRAMYSQMAEVLDAANTDASVRVVLITGGAECFTSGNDVADFLQAPPTGLDSPVFQFMRALFDFGKPVVAAVAGPAVGIGTTLLLHCDLVYVSHDAKLKMPFVNLGLCPEFGSSLILPRLLGQAKAAELLLLGESFNGEQAAQWGIASGVLQGGPATLAKAREMAARFLELAPSAVADSKRLMRTPGREELRRAIEEEGTLFGQRLRSPEAIEALSAFMQRRKPDFSKFA; encoded by the coding sequence ATGAGCGAACATGTACTGGTCGAGCGCGACGGCGGTCTGCTGACCCTGCGCCTGAACCGTGCCGACAAGATGAATGCGCTGACCCGCGCCATGTACAGCCAGATGGCCGAGGTGCTGGATGCGGCCAATACGGACGCCAGCGTACGGGTGGTGCTGATCACCGGCGGCGCCGAGTGCTTCACCAGTGGCAACGATGTGGCGGATTTCCTCCAGGCACCGCCGACCGGCCTGGACAGCCCGGTGTTCCAGTTCATGCGCGCACTGTTCGACTTCGGCAAGCCGGTGGTGGCCGCCGTCGCCGGCCCGGCGGTGGGTATCGGCACCACCCTGCTGCTGCATTGCGACCTGGTCTATGTCAGCCACGACGCCAAGCTGAAGATGCCCTTCGTCAACCTCGGCCTGTGCCCGGAGTTCGGTTCCAGCCTGATCCTGCCGCGCCTGCTTGGCCAGGCCAAGGCGGCCGAACTGCTGCTGCTCGGCGAAAGCTTCAATGGCGAACAGGCGGCGCAGTGGGGCATCGCCAGCGGCGTGCTGCAGGGCGGCCCGGCGACTCTGGCCAAGGCGCGCGAGATGGCGGCACGCTTCCTCGAACTGGCACCGTCGGCGGTGGCCGACAGCAAGCGCCTGATGCGTACCCCGGGGCGCGAGGAGCTGCGCCGGGCGATCGAGGAGGAGGGCACGCTGTTCGGCCAGCGCCTGCGTTCGCCGGAGGCCATCGAGGCGCTGTCGGCATTCATGCAGCGGCGCAAACCGGACTTCTCGAAGTTCGCCTGA
- a CDS encoding iron-sulfur-binding ferredoxin reductase has product MPEIRAAGQAWSVTPGSNLLDALNGAGLRVPYSCRAGSCHACLVRCVSGTPQDNSPEALDAERQAAGWHLACQCQVVEDLGVELFDPRHDGLPARVAALDWLGGDVLRLRLQAEKPLRYSAGQHLVLWTAGGVARPYSLASLPGEEPWLEFHLDCRQPGAFSDAARLLQVGDGLRLGELRGGSLHYDPDWHERPLWLLAAGTGLAPLWGILREALRQHHQGPIRLIHLAHDASGHYLAEPLAALRTEHPQLQVELLTASEQAAFLAELRLVSRQTIALLCGSPASVESFARRLYLVGVPRNQVLADVFLPHA; this is encoded by the coding sequence GTGCCTGAGATTCGCGCCGCCGGCCAGGCCTGGTCGGTGACTCCCGGTAGCAACCTGCTCGATGCCCTCAACGGTGCCGGCTTGCGCGTGCCCTACAGCTGCCGCGCCGGTAGTTGCCATGCCTGCCTGGTGCGCTGCGTGAGCGGTACCCCGCAGGACAATTCCCCCGAGGCCCTGGATGCCGAGCGACAGGCCGCCGGCTGGCACCTGGCCTGCCAGTGCCAGGTAGTGGAAGACCTTGGCGTGGAACTCTTCGACCCGCGGCACGATGGCCTGCCGGCGCGAGTCGCCGCACTCGACTGGCTGGGCGGCGATGTCCTGCGTCTGCGCCTGCAGGCGGAGAAACCGCTGCGCTACAGCGCCGGCCAGCACCTGGTGCTGTGGACGGCCGGCGGGGTGGCCCGACCCTATTCGCTGGCCAGCCTGCCGGGCGAGGAGCCCTGGCTGGAGTTCCACCTCGACTGCCGCCAGCCCGGTGCGTTCAGCGATGCTGCCCGTCTGCTGCAGGTGGGTGACGGGCTGCGCCTGGGCGAGCTGCGTGGCGGCTCCTTGCACTACGACCCGGACTGGCACGAGCGGCCGCTCTGGTTGCTGGCCGCCGGCACCGGCCTGGCGCCACTGTGGGGCATCCTGCGCGAGGCACTGCGCCAGCATCATCAGGGCCCGATACGGCTCATTCACCTGGCCCATGACGCCAGCGGTCACTACCTCGCCGAGCCGCTCGCGGCGCTGCGTACAGAGCATCCGCAGCTGCAGGTGGAGCTGCTGACGGCGTCCGAGCAGGCGGCGTTTTTGGCGGAACTGCGGCTTGTCTCGCGGCAAACCATCGCCTTACTCTGCGGCTCTCCCGCCAGCGTGGAAAGTTTCGCGCGCCGCCTCTATCTGGTCGGCGTGCCGCGCAACCAGGTGCTGGCAGACGTCTTTCTACCCCACGCGTAG
- a CDS encoding diguanylate cyclase, giving the protein MSTSSPRVTKRSLQSLLLKRFGMAVATYGLVLALLWVAQLSGLYGGALLCTGLVLVSQLVFFGLFRSGYNLRFRDPSLTEAQILVGLTLHTLLLAQLDSGRGTLLLFYVVILMFGVFQLRPRVFTRCAAFAFFGFASLNLWEGYQMRLSAPGLALLQNCTLFVALVWQSLFASYVQALRQRMRQRRYALQAHQDTLRGMMRQLEDLVATDELTGLFNRRHFLRLALRELESLGGGRQHGLALIDLDHFKRINDVHGHAAGDRVLQTFAAVARACLRDGDVLARYGGEEFVLLLPNTDADQFTSCCERLREAFANAEPVGVQVSNLSLSAGMTLLAEGDDLDEALQRADQALYRAKRGGRNRCDAAWEGAGA; this is encoded by the coding sequence ATGAGCACGAGCAGTCCACGGGTTACAAAGCGAAGCCTGCAAAGCCTGCTGCTGAAGCGATTCGGCATGGCGGTGGCCACTTATGGCCTGGTGCTGGCGCTGCTGTGGGTGGCGCAGCTGAGCGGCCTGTATGGTGGCGCGCTGCTCTGCACGGGCCTGGTACTGGTCTCGCAGCTGGTCTTCTTCGGCCTGTTCCGCAGCGGCTACAACCTGCGCTTTCGCGACCCCAGCCTGACCGAGGCACAGATCCTGGTCGGGCTTACCCTGCATACCTTGTTGCTGGCCCAGCTCGACAGCGGTCGTGGCACCCTGCTGCTGTTCTATGTGGTGATCCTGATGTTCGGCGTGTTCCAGCTGCGCCCACGGGTGTTCACCCGTTGCGCGGCCTTCGCCTTCTTCGGTTTTGCCAGCCTCAATCTCTGGGAAGGCTACCAGATGCGCCTGAGCGCGCCTGGTCTGGCCCTGCTACAGAACTGCACACTGTTCGTCGCCCTGGTCTGGCAGAGCCTGTTCGCCAGCTACGTGCAGGCCCTGCGCCAGCGCATGCGCCAGCGCCGCTATGCGCTGCAGGCGCACCAGGACACCCTGCGCGGGATGATGCGCCAGCTCGAAGACCTGGTGGCCACCGACGAGCTGACCGGCCTGTTCAACCGCCGACATTTCCTGCGTCTGGCCCTGCGCGAGCTGGAAAGTCTCGGCGGCGGGCGGCAACATGGCCTGGCGCTGATCGACCTCGATCATTTCAAGCGCATCAACGATGTGCATGGCCATGCCGCCGGCGACCGCGTGCTGCAGACCTTCGCCGCCGTGGCGCGGGCCTGTCTGCGTGACGGCGATGTGCTGGCCCGCTATGGCGGTGAGGAGTTCGTCCTGTTGTTGCCCAATACCGATGCCGACCAGTTCACCAGCTGCTGCGAGCGCCTGCGCGAGGCCTTTGCCAATGCCGAGCCGGTGGGTGTGCAGGTGAGCAACCTCAGTCTGTCCGCCGGCATGACCCTGCTGGCCGAGGGCGATGACCTCGACGAGGCCCTGCAGCGGGCCGACCAGGCGCTGTACCGGGCCAAGCGCGGCGGGCGCAACCGCTGCGATGCGGCCTGGGAGGGCGCCGGTGCCTGA
- a CDS encoding fumarate hydratase — protein sequence MTVIKQDDLIQSVADALQFISYYHPVDFIQAMHEAYLKEESPAARDSMAQILINSRMCATGHRPICQDTGIVTVFVKVGMDVRWDGATMSVDDMINEGVRRAYNLPENVLRASILADPAGARKNTKDNTPAVIHYSIVPGDKVEVDVAAKGGGSENKSKMAMLNPSDSIVDWVLKTVPTMGAGWCPPGMLGIGIGGTAEKAAVMAKEVLMEHIDIHELKARGPQNKIEEMRLELFDKVNQLGIGAQGLGGLTTVLDVKIMDYPTHAASLPVCMIPNCAATRHAHFVLDGSGPAELEAPDLSAYPEIVWEAGPSARRVNLDTITPEEVQSWKPGETVLLNGKMLTGRDAAHKRMVDMLNKGEQLPVDLKGRFIYYVGPVDPVGDEVVGPAGPTTATRMDKFTRQILEQTGLLGMIGKSERGPIAIDAIKDNKAVYLMAVGGAAYLVAQAIKKSKVLAFAELGMEAIYEFEVKDMPVTVAVDTSGESVHITGPAIWNKKIAESLAVEVK from the coding sequence ATGACCGTGATTAAACAGGACGATCTGATCCAGAGCGTCGCCGACGCCCTGCAGTTCATCTCCTACTACCACCCCGTCGACTTCATCCAGGCCATGCACGAGGCCTACCTGAAGGAAGAATCGCCGGCCGCGCGCGACTCCATGGCGCAGATCCTGATCAACTCGCGCATGTGCGCCACCGGCCACCGCCCGATCTGCCAGGACACCGGCATCGTCACCGTGTTCGTCAAGGTCGGCATGGACGTGCGCTGGGATGGCGCCACCATGAGCGTCGACGACATGATCAACGAAGGCGTGCGTCGCGCCTACAACCTGCCGGAAAACGTCCTGCGCGCCTCCATCCTGGCCGACCCGGCCGGTGCGCGGAAGAACACCAAGGACAACACCCCGGCGGTGATCCACTACTCCATCGTCCCCGGCGACAAGGTGGAAGTGGACGTCGCGGCCAAGGGCGGCGGCTCCGAGAACAAGTCGAAGATGGCCATGCTCAACCCGTCCGACTCGATCGTCGACTGGGTGCTGAAGACCGTGCCGACCATGGGTGCCGGCTGGTGCCCGCCGGGCATGCTCGGCATCGGCATCGGCGGTACCGCCGAGAAGGCCGCGGTGATGGCCAAGGAAGTGCTGATGGAGCACATCGACATCCACGAACTGAAGGCTCGCGGCCCGCAGAACAAGATCGAGGAAATGCGCCTCGAGCTGTTCGACAAGGTCAACCAGCTGGGCATCGGCGCCCAGGGCCTGGGCGGCCTGACCACCGTGCTCGATGTGAAGATCATGGACTACCCGACCCACGCCGCCAGCCTGCCGGTGTGCATGATCCCCAACTGCGCCGCCACCCGTCACGCCCACTTCGTGCTCGACGGCTCCGGCCCGGCCGAACTGGAAGCGCCGGATCTGTCCGCCTACCCGGAAATCGTCTGGGAAGCCGGCCCGAGCGCGCGCCGCGTCAACCTCGACACCATCACCCCGGAAGAAGTGCAGAGCTGGAAGCCGGGCGAGACCGTGCTGCTCAACGGCAAGATGCTCACCGGCCGCGATGCCGCGCACAAGCGCATGGTCGACATGCTGAACAAGGGCGAACAGCTGCCGGTCGATCTGAAAGGCCGCTTCATCTACTACGTCGGCCCGGTCGATCCGGTCGGTGACGAAGTGGTAGGCCCGGCTGGCCCGACCACCGCTACCCGCATGGACAAGTTCACCCGCCAGATCCTCGAACAGACCGGTCTGCTGGGCATGATCGGCAAGTCCGAGCGCGGCCCGATCGCCATCGACGCGATCAAGGACAACAAGGCCGTGTACCTGATGGCCGTCGGCGGCGCCGCCTACCTGGTCGCCCAGGCGATCAAGAAGTCCAAGGTGCTGGCCTTCGCCGAACTGGGCATGGAAGCGATCTACGAGTTCGAAGTGAAAGACATGCCAGTTACCGTGGCGGTCGACACCAGCGGCGAGTCGGTGCATATCACCGGCCCGGCGATCTGGAACAAGAAGATCGCCGAAAGCCTGGCGGTGGAAGTGAAGTAA